A section of the Castanea sativa cultivar Marrone di Chiusa Pesio chromosome 12, ASM4071231v1 genome encodes:
- the LOC142620727 gene encoding quillaic acid 3-O-glycosyltransferase CSL1-like has protein sequence MTLSPMQAKYDEFKGKVEKVGGEDENNKVVPDRPPHVEIIHDNKNNEEDVEDQTQMPLLVYVSRERRPSCPHRFKAGALNTLLRVSGVISNGPYLLVLDCDMYCNDPTSARQAMCFHLDSQLSHSLAFVQYPQIFYNISKNDIYDGQARSAYKTKWQGMDGLKGPLLSGTGFYLKRKALYGKPNQEDMFLSEPEKNFGTSSKFIHSLKGNNEQFVAKKDDSRDEILDESRLLANCAFEANTEWGKEIGFSYDCLLESTFTGYLLHCKGWISVYLYPKRPCFLGCTTIDMKDGMVQLMKWSSNLVQVGLSKFSPLTYGVSRMSVLQSMCYGYFTFSSLLSVALLLYGTVPQVCLLNGIPLYPKVSDPWFAVFVAIYMSSLFQHLYEVLSSDGSIKTWWNEQRIWMIKSISGSLFGVLDAIMKCLGKKKVSLSLTNKAVDKEKFEKYEKGKFDFEGAAMFMVPLLILIILNIVCFFCGLRRVVIEKSLEEMFGQVFLSFFILILSYPILEGMVTKGKGKQ, from the exons ATGACATTATCACCTATGCAGGCCAAATATGATGAATTCAAGGGAAAAGTTGAGAAAGTTGGTGGCGAAgatgaaaacaacaaagttGTGCCAGACCGCCCTCCACACGTCGAG ataatacaTGACAACAAAAACAACGAAGAGGACGTTGAGGATCAAACTCAGATGCCTCTTCTTGTCTATGTCTCTCGGGAAAGAAGACCATCATGTCCTCATCGTTTTAAAGCCGGAGCCCTCAACACCTTG CTTCGAGTTTCTGGAGTAATCAGCAATGGCCCTTACTTATTGGTGCTAGACTGTGACATGTACTGCAATGATCCTACATCTGCTCGCCAAGCAATGTGCTTCCATCTTGACTCCCAGTTATCTCACTCACTTGCCTTTGTTCAATACCCTCAAATTTTCTACAATATTAGCAAGAATGACATATATGATGGTCAAGCAAGATCTGCTTACAAG ACAAAGTGGCAAGGCATGGATGGGCTAAAAGGGCCATTACTCTCTGGAACTGGCTTTTACTTGAAAAGGAAGGCATTATATGGGAAACCTAATCAAGAAG ATATGTTTCTCTCTGAGCCTGAAAAGAATTTTGGTACATCCAGCAAGTTCATACACTCGCTAAAGGGCAATAATGAACAATTTGTAGCCAAGAAGGACGATTCAAGGGATGAAATTTTAGACGAGTCCAGACTCTTAGCTAATTGTGCGTTTGAAGCAAACACAGAATGGGGAAAAGAG ATAGGCTTCTCGTATGATTGTTTGTTGGAGAGTACATTCACAGGGTATCTTTTGCACTGCAAGGGGTGGATATCAGTGTATCTTTACCCTAAGAGACCATGTTTCTTAGGGTGCACCACCATTGATATGAAGGATGGCATGGTTCAGCTTATGAAGTGGAGCTCCAATTTGGTGCAGGTTGGGCTCTCGAAATTCAGTCCTCTTACATATGGGGTTTCAAGAATGTCCGTTCTTCAAAGCATGTGTTATGGATACTTCACTTTCTCATCCCTTCTCTCTGTCGCTCTTCTCTTATATGGCACGGTTCCTCAAGTGTGCCTCTTGAATGGCATTCCTTTGTACCCTAAG GTTTCAGACCCATGGTTTGCTGTGTTTGTGGCAATTTACATGTCCTCCCTTTTCCAGCACTTATATGAGGTCCTCTCAAGTGATGGCTCAATTAAGACTTGGTGGAATGAACAAAGAATTTGGATGATCAAGTCAATTTCTGGGAGCTTATTTGGAGTTCTGGATGCCATCATGAAGTGTTTAGGAAAAAAGAAGGTGAGTTTAAGCTTAACAAATAAAGCCGTTGACAAAGAAAAGTTTGAGAAATATGAAAAAGgtaaatttgattttgaaggGGCTGCCATGTTCATGGTCCCCTTGTTAATACTGATCATATTAAACATTGTTTGCTTCTTCTGTGGGCTAAGAAGAGTGGTAATTGAGAAGAGTTTGGAGGAGATGTTTGGACAAGTTTTCCTTTCATTCTTCATTCTAATTCTGAGTTATCCGATTCTTGAAGGAATGGTGACAAAAGGTAAGGGAAAACAGTAA
- the LOC142620728 gene encoding quillaic acid 3-O-glycosyltransferase CSL1-like, translated as MATLSLHTCRVQQPHATINRIHIFLHFTAILFLLYYRTTRLFHGKNVPTLAWSLISTSELILTIIWILIQAFRWRPVSRSAIPENIPGGIELPGLDVFVCTLDPKKEPTIEVMNTVLSALALDYPPEKLSVYLSDDGGSYITLYAIKEACSFAKSWLPFCKKYGIKSRCPGAYFSSFADDERLLWSDEFRIEEEKIKKK; from the exons ATGGCTACCCTTTCTCTCCACACCTGCAGAGTTCAGCAACCCCATGCAACCATTAACAGAATTCACATTTTCCTCCACTTCACAGCCATACTATTCCTACTTTACTACAGGACCACCCGTCTCTTCCATGGAAAAAATGTTCCCACATTAGCATGGTCCCTCATCTCCACCTCCGAGCTCATCCTCACCATCATTTGGATTCTCATTCAAGCCTTCAGGTGGCGCCCAGTGTCGCGTTCTGCTATCCCAGAGAATATACCTGGAGGCATTGAATTACCGGGGCTTGATGTGTTTGTATGCACACTGGACCCAAAAAAGGAGCCTACAATAGAAGTGATGAACACTGTTTTATCGGCCTTGGCACTAGACTACCCGCCCGAGAAGCTCTCAGTGTATCTTTCAGATGATGGGGGTTCTTACATTACACTGTATGCTATCAAAGAAGCATGTTCTTTTGCTAAGTCATGGCTACCATTTTGCAAGAAATATGGGATTAAGTCAAGGTGCCCTGGGGCTTATTTCTCATCATTTGCTGATGATGAGCGGCTTCTTTGGAGTGATGAGTTCAGGATAGAGGAGGAGAAAATTAAG aAAAAGTAG